Below is a genomic region from Candidatus Lokiarchaeota archaeon.
CTGATGATGTTGATGAGATGGCAGATTTCTACACCAAAGTACTAGGTTTTCAGAAGAACTATGTCACTGATGATTATGTTGAATTTGAAAGTCAGAACGTAAGATTTGCAATCTGTGCTCGCGAAACTATGTATGAACTAAGTGACCATTATTCATACAATCAAGAGAAACAAGGGCAGGCCTTCGAGCTTGCCTTCCGCCTTCCGAGTACAGAAGCAGTAAACAAGGGATATGATGAAATCATCAAGAAGGGAGCTATTCCCGTGCGCGAACCCCACGATACCCCGTGGAAACGCAGGACTGCCATATTCGCGGATCCCGAAGG
It encodes:
- a CDS encoding glyoxalase; protein product: MKTEIGLVTILADDVDEMADFYTKVLGFQKNYVTDDYVEFESQNVRFAICARETMYELSDHYSYNQEKQGQAFELAFRLPSTEAVNKGYDEIIKKGAIPVREPHDTPWKRRTAIFADPEGNIHELYGPRMDEE